In a single window of the Pseudochaenichthys georgianus chromosome 16, fPseGeo1.2, whole genome shotgun sequence genome:
- the grinab gene encoding glutamate receptor, ionotropic, N-methyl D-aspartate-associated protein 1b (glutamate binding): MSSEKTAYAPVGGMPSPPSLPGQPAFPAGFDMNMPGQNMFGAPAHGGGFPAPTGFLGPSPGDFHGSGGVPAAGGFNAPGGFNAPGGFNAPGGFNAPGGFDAPGGFNAPGGFNAPGGFNAPGGFNAPGGFNAPGGFLASGGFNAPGGFNAPGGFDAPGGFNAPGGFNAPGGFLAPGGFNAPGGVPAADGFPAPGGFPAPGGLPFPPPTAFGPGVPGAFGMKPQDGPGYGGKSSPYSPPGPGSNGNFNDNAYHSEEEPPPFHENQEFDFGLDNKSIRRAFIRKVFLVLTAQLMVTFAFVAVFTFVKEVKVFVMVNTWTYLVSYVIFFVSLCVISCCGSVRRRHPWNLVALSVLTLSMSYMVGMIASFHDTDTVVMAVGITAVVCFTVVIFSMQTKYDFTSCYGVLFVCLIVLLIFGILCIFIRDRILHIVYAGLGALLFTCFLAVDTQLLLGNKELSLSPEEYIFAALNLYMDIINIFLYILAIIGRARGS, encoded by the exons ATGAGCAGCGAGAAGACTGCATACGCTCCGGTGGGGGGAATGCCTTCTCCGCCCTCACTTCCCGGCCAGCCAGCGTTCCCTGCTGGATTTGACATGAATATGCCGGGCCAAAACATGTTCGGAGCCCCTGCCCATGGGGGTGGTTTCCCTGCTCCTACTGGGTTCCTCGGGCCTTCTCCTGGTGATTTTCACGGCTCTGGTGGTGTTCCTGCTGCTGGTGGGTTCAATGCTCCTGGTGGGTTCAATGCTCCTGGTGGGTTCAATGCTCCTGGTGGTTTCAATGCTCCTGGTGGGTTTGATGCTCCTGGTGGTTTCAATGCTCCTGGTGGTTTCAATGCTCCTGGTGGGTTCAATGCTCCTGGTGGTTTCAATGCTCCTGGTGGTTTCAATGCTCCTGGTGGTTTCCTTGCTTCTGGTGGGTTCAATGCTCCTGGTGGTTTCAATGCTCCTGGTGGTTTCGATGCTCCTGGTGGTTTCAATGCTCCTGGTGGTTTCAATGCTCCTGGTGGTTTCCTTGCTCCTGGTGGGTTCAATGCTCCTGGTGGTGTTCCTGCTGCTGATGGTTTCCCTGCTCCTGGTGGTTTCCCTGCTCCCGGTGGTCTCCCTTTCCCCCCACCGACTGCTTTCGGGCCAGGTGTTCCTGGAGCTTTTGGAATGAAACCCCAAGATGGTCCAGGATATGGAGGCAAATCCTCACCATATTCTCCTCCAGGCCCAGGGTCTAATGGAAACTTCAATG ATAATGCTTACCATAGCGAGGAAGAGCCACCACCCTTTCATGAGAATCAAGAATTTGATTTTGGATTAGATAACAAGAGCATAAGACGAGCCTTCATTCGAAAG GTGTTCTTGGTGTTGACTGCTCAGCTGATGGTGACGTTCGCCTTTGTGGCTGTTTTCACTTTTGTGAAGGAAGTCAAGGTTTTTGTCATGGTGAACACCTGGACCTACCTTGTGTCCTACGTCATATTCTTTGTGTCGCTGTGTGTGATCAGCTGCTGTGGAAGCGTTCGCCGAAGACATCCTTGGAACCTGGTTGCATTA TCTGTCCTGACTCTCAGCATGTCCTACATGGTGGGAATGATCGCAAGCTTCCATGACACCGATACAGTCGTCATGGCAGTGGGCATCACAGCCGTTGTGTGCTTCACTGTGGTCATCTTCTCCATGCAG ACCAAGTAcgatttcacttcctgttacgGGGTGCTTTTCGTCTGCTTAATTGTCCTGTTGATCTTCGGCATCCTCTGCATCTTCATTCGTGACAGGATTTTGCACATTGTATATGCTGGACTGGGAGCTTTGCTCTTCACCTGT TTCCTGGCGgtggacacacagctgctgctggGCAACAAGGAATTGTCCCTGAGTCCAGAGGAATATATCTTTGCTGCTCTCAACCTGTACATGGACATCATCAACATCTTCCTGTATATTCTTGCTATCATTGGAAGAGCAAGGGGAAGCTGA